TAGAGATTTATTTGATAAAATAGTGCAAAAAAAGAATATACAAGTTTGAAAAAGAAGTTTGTTATTCTATAACACTTTTATAATCAAATGTTTAAGTCGTTTTGCTTTATAAAATTGACTTTGTTTTTTTTTCTAAAACTTTCAACTCTAGCTATTTTTTACTTCATAAACTAAACCAAATTTTCTGAGTATTTTTAAAACTAAGAGCAAAATTATCAATATATAAAGTCAAGCAACAACTTTTAGATGAGTATTTAGTAAAAAAGCTAAATAACTCAACTGTACAGGAATATACATACTGAAAATACAAACTCATGAAACAACAATCACAGAACGTGTTGTAATTACAAAATGATTTTCATAACATAAAAACGACTTTTTTATTGCAGAAAAATGGATTTGTTAAAAATTATTAATTAAAATAAAAAAACATCTCCAATATAACAGAGTATATGTTCTTGCAAGTAGACAGTATTTTTAATAATTTTTCCAAAAATCACATACTTTTATTACCCACCAAGTTTTTGAAGCCACATTTACAACAAACGAGTTGAGTAGTAATCATTAGGAGAGTTTAGAAAAACGTGAAAATAAAAAATAAAACAAGAATAATAAATCACTCATTCAAATTATACACCCAAAATGAATATCTTTTTAGTGAAAAAAGTGTAGATGATTTATTTTTTCCAATACATATCAGTTTCAGATTTTATTGGAATAACTCCATTAGAAACATTTGCTATTTATGATGTTATGAAAAATCCTGAAAATGAAAATGATTTTGTTCGTTTTGTAAGGCATTTAGAATAATATTTTTCTGTCTTAGCTATGGAGACGAAAAAATATTGATTTATCTTTGAATAAGAAGCAAAAAATGGCTATCCATCAAAAAAATGAATAGCCTTTTTTGTATTAAAATTTGATTGCTACTTATATAGACTCTTTTTTACTCTTTAACGATACGTTTACTGATAGTTTTTTCATTATTCGAAATTTGCAATAAATAGATTCCATTCGAATAATTATTCATATCAATCATTCCTTCCAAAAATGCACCTTCTTTTTCTTGTTGTATTTCCCAAACAATTCTACCCAAAGCATCTATAAGTTGAAGTTTATAACTTTCTTGAGTAGCTGTTTTTAGACTGTACGATACTGTTTCAGAAGCAGGATTTGGATAAACAACTAATTGATTTTGCTCAGAAAAAGCAGTTATTGATGGTTTTTTGAATAGCAAAACAAAACGTTTTACATCATTTCCTTTTTCAGCTAAAAATTCATATTCTTTTTCTTCTTTTAGATTGTGCAACGTTTCGGTTAAAGAATCATACAAATATAACTCACTCAAAGAATGAAAATACTTAATTTCTCTAATACCAATGATGTGTTTTCCTGCTTCTACTACATTTATGGCTAAAGGAATTTGTAGAGTTTCATCAAACGCATCTAGTCCATTGATGGCAAAAACTTTATTTTCAGTATTATAAGAATATAAAGTAGCAAAATTACTATTTTGCTTATAGATTTTGAGCGCATCGTATTTGGAATCAAAATTTTGAGTTGCTCCTTCTATAAAATAAATAGCTGTTTCATCTGTTTTATTATCTTTAGTAATGCCTAATTTGATTAATCCTTCTTTTAAGCCTTGTGTTTGAGAAGTTTTGAAGAAACGAGTATCTTGATAAGTAGTCGGACGGTCTTCATTTTTCAATTCCAATGTTCCTGTGGGTGCAGTAGCTTGTACAAAAAATCCTTGTGCTGCTGCAATATCTTTTGTTCCTCCATTTATACCTACACCTGTTCCAGCTACATAATAGGCAAAAGTACCATTGTACTGACTGGTAGGAATGTCCAAATAAATTGTATTTGCAAGATTATTATTTCCTGTATTGTCAGCTATTACTTTTTCCCAATCTAAAGGAGAAGGATAAGGATTTCCTACTAAATTATAACCTTGTTGAGGCAAACTTCCACCACTATTTGTAAGATTAATAGTATAAATACCATTATTAAGATTTCCATTAAATTTTAGAGTTTGCTCAGTAGCAATATTAGCTTGATAGCCTTTTCCAACTTCTAACAAATCAGTAGCAGTAGAGGTAGGAACACGATAATTAGAGATAAACTCATCATAAAACGCACTCGTTGATGCACCTGCATTGGTTTCATCATAGATAAAAAAAGTAGGATATGGACGAGTATAAGCAGGTTCGGCAGCCGTATTATAGTTTATATTCAAAATCAAATCCATATAAGGAGCAAATTGATTAATAGCTGCATTAGAGAAAGGAGAAGAAAATAAATGATAGGCTTTTCCATCAAAACCAATTCCCCCAGAAGCAGGAATGGTAGAAGGAGTAGGCAAGTATCTTTCCATAATCACATTTCCTTGAATAGTATTATCATCAGCATCATTTATAACCATGGCTGTTCCTGTGACTGTTGAGCGAAGCGCAAATTCTGTACTTCCATCAATTATCATTTCACTAGTAGCTTCTAAATGAACAAGTTCTAAAACAGACATTTTTCCTGTAATAGTAAGTCTATTTCCATTATTTACTTTGATTTGGTCAATTTCTATTTGATTGTAAGAAGTTGCATCAGAAGTAAGAAACAAGGTTTTATCAATTACTACATCTTCATCATAGCGACGATTAGTAAGAATTTTGAGTACATCGTTGGGATTTGCAGCATCAACAGCAGCTTGAATAGAACTAAAAACAGTAGTTTGATTTACATTCAATACATCATCAGAACAAGATATAGGCGCAGTAAAAAGTCCATTTTCTGTTAAATTACAACTTGCTACTGTTGAAAAAGAAGCAGTTACATCAACTACATTTCCATTAGCATCTAAATTGGTAAGGGTAACGGTTTGAGGACTTGAAGTAATCGGAAAATTTTGTCCATTGACTACCAAAAACCCTGTTGAAGGCGCATCGGTATAAGTAACGATTATTTCTTGAGTATATTTATTAGTTGTAATATCACAAGTGGTTTGAGTGGCTGTTGTAATAGCAGAAATAATGCAAGAAGTAGGGACAGTTGTGGTACAATCGATTCCTGTTCCATTGTCCCAACCTACTGCTGAGGCACAAACAGCTGTTTGAAGGTTTGGAGTGAAAATGATGGTATAATCGTGAGGTGAACCTCCTGTTCCGATTTGTGTCATACGAGTTCGGTCTATTTTTAATGGACTAAACCACGAATCTGCCCGAACAACTAAATTATTATCTCCATTCAAATACATGTCGTTTACTACTAAAGTATTGGCATTTCCACTACTCAAAACAGATTTTATATATGTTCCATTATTCAAAATACCTTCTCCTGTTGTTGTATTTATTTTAAAAATAATGGATACTTTTGCCCCTCCTCCTTGTCCATAGCTTGTTAGCCAGCCTGCTGTGGTAAAGCGAGTATAATTAAGTCCAGGTTGTGTTCCTGTCGCTGAAAAAACAGCATATAAATCTGTTCCTGACCAAAAAAGTCCATAGCCTTTTCCGTCGTCATTAGTTGTTTCATAATCTTCTCTACACCAATCCAAAATACCACTTGTATATTTAAGCAAGATAGGGTTTTGATTATTTGCACTTACTTGACGATAACCAATATAATAAGAAGAACCTCCAAAAGTAAGTGTAGCACCTCCAGCAGCAATAGCTTGTGCTTCTGTCATACCACAATTTAGAAGTACACCATTCTCAATATCAGCAGGAAGAGGAGGATCTTCAAACTCTACTGCCCCAATATCACATTGTCCTACTCGTGCAACTCCTCGCTGGTCAGTAGAAGTACATCCTGCACCTGTATCAATAGCTGGACTTGTAGGTTGTAACATCATAGTAGGAGAAATTCCTCCATTATCAGCAATGGCTTCCAATAAAGGGTTTGCAATCGTAACAGAATTAGATACATTATAATCATTGGCATTATTAGTAAACTTATTAGGAAACTGAATATTATTTCCCAAATCATTCATAGCATTAGAAGAATGTTGTTGGATATTCCACGTATTTCCTCCGTTTGCAGCAGTATTCTGATAAAAAATATTATTCTTGATTTTTGTATAAGTAGGTGCTAATAAAGCTCCCCCTACCCAGCCTGCGTGATTATTAGCAAACGTACAGTTGGTAATTCTCAAATCTCTAGCTGCACTCATTTGATAAAAAGCAACTGCTCCACCATTAGCAGAAGTTCCTCCAGTTAGAGTAGTTAGCAATGCCTTATTATTATAAAAAGTACAATTTATGATTTCTGTATCTACAAAATCAGCACGAATAGCTCCTCCAGTAGCAGCAGCACGGTTATTAGAAAAAGTGCAATTTTTGACTGTAAAACCTCTGTTGAGAGAATTATTCATGTGTTCTAATGCACCACCTCCACCACCAGTATCTGCACCCATACTATTGGGAAGTCTTCTAGCTTCATTATTATTAAAATAACAATCTTCTACTGTTACTTTATCTGTCTCATCAGCATACAAATGCAAAGCTCCTCCATCGGATTGAGCTATATTATCTTCAAAAATACATCTTCTTATTTCTATATCTCCATTGTCTATATTAGCTGCATTACTTGCTCTATCTGTATAAATACAGCCTCCAAATCCTCTCAAAAATGGATTTGGATTTCCATTATCATAAAAAGCATCTTCGGTAGTATTTCCTCTAAAAATGCAATCTTCCACTGTAAGAGAAGAATTCAAGCCATTAATGGCAGCTCCATTTATGCCTTTATTATTTGTAAAAGTACAATTTCTTATTATGTGTGCTTTAGGACCCCACAACATAACCGTCGAACCTCTTTCATTATTAAGCGCAACAGAAGTATTTTGGTCAAAAGTACAGTTGAGTATCGTAGAAGTTCCTTCAAAATGATTAAAGATTGCACTTCCACCTTGGTCTGCACGATTAGTAGAAAAATGACAATCTTCAACTCTCAAAATACCTTGATGTGTAGTTCGAATTGCCCCTCCATATTCTACTGTTCGCCCATTTATGAAGCGTAAATTTTTTATAGTTAGTGAAGTAGGATTAATAGAGGTAGAGTTTAATCTTAAAATACGAACGCTATTATTTCCACTTAAAGTAAGGTTTGGAGCATTTGAACCATCAATAATTAGATTTTTTCCTATCGGAATTTCTAAAGTAGAAGCAAGTGTTATGGTCTGACCTGCTAAGGCAGCATCAAAAGTGATGGTTTCGCCAGAATTAGCACACGAAATAGCCTCTCTTAGAGAACCTGTCCCCAAATCGGCATTTGTACTTACTACAGTAGAACACAAAACACGAGTAGCTTGTGTAGTAGTAGAAATAAAAAAGACGAACAACATAAATAAAATTGAAATATAGTTTTTCATAGAGATGTAGGGAAGGTTTGAAAAATTAGATGAGCTAATAAACATTAATGAAGTTAATTATATTTTTTATTAAATTCAAATTTAGATTCTTTAAATTATCTATTATTTTTTATTTTAAAAAAAACTCTATTATAGCCTTATTTATGAATTTTAAGACGTATAATTCTTAACTAACCCTTGAATAAAATACGTATAATAAATGGATAATTTAAAATAAAAACAATGAATAATTATATTTTAATCAAAGAAAGAATAATGGTCTTCTTCCTTTTTATTGTGTAGTTAGCCATGAGGATACTTCACTACGACTACAAAACACTCCTTTGACTTATTTATTTAGGGATTTGTTAAAAAAATTAGGCAGAGAGGAAAATCTAAAAAACTTAGGGTAACTCAAGTTTGAAAGTAAAATAGAGCTAAGGAACAATTACGAATTAAGATTTTAAATTATCAATAATTTAGAGTTTGTAAAAAGAGTGCTTTAATTAATTTTTATTCCTAATCAAGAAAAAAACGGCTATCCATAAAAAAATGAATAGCCGTTTTGTATTAAAGTTGAATTTAACTGATAACTGTTTACTGCTGACTGATAACTGAAATACCTTTTTTCCAGTCTTTAAATTCAGAAGTATAATAGAGATAAGCCGAAGAGGCTGCTCCTTCATATTCTCCTGCCAAATCTGCCTTCAAATCAAGATGAATAACTTTTTTCTCGTTTGGAGTCATCTGACGGTAATAAAAAATGACACTATGCTCACGAATTTCATAAAAATCAACTTTGTTTTTTTCTATGAGTTCTTTGAGTTGCCAAGGCTGTGCAGAAAGTCCCCCTGGTAAGCCTACAATCGCTATTGTCATCGGCAAGCCTTCTTTAGTTGTGTTTTCTAAAGTGGTTGTAAGCCTAACTGTTTCGCCTATTTTTACTTTACTTTTAGCCAATGACGTTTCTAATTTTACACTGCATTTATCACTACTTTTTGGTAAATCTGTAAACCATTCTGCCGAAAATGTATAAGGCAAAGGTTCTTTTACACCTACATAATTAATACGAACAGTGTTTTTGCCAGCCTTCAAATGCTTTCCTAAATTATTTACTTCAATAGCATTTTGCTCTCCTGCTTCGTAGTGTGCTGTACTGATTTTTGAGCCATTTACATAGATTTCAATATCGCCACTTTCAGGAGTTCTTTGTGCATATTTTGCATACGTGGTCAAAGATTTGAGAGCCAAAACGGTACTTTGTGTATTTCCAAAACCACCATAAGGCGAACGAGAACCTACTAAATATTTTACACCATTTTGTAAAATAGGCATTCGTTTTTTCTCTGATTTCATAATTGCAAGTAAAGCTAAAGAAGTCGTTTCGGCTGTCAGTCCTTGACCTGTTGAGCGAGTGATGGAATGTTTTGTTCCTTCCCATTGTCCTTCTTCTTTTTGAAGTAAAATAAGAGTTTCCAAAAGTTTTTCAGAACGATTATCATTCAAATTCTGTAACGTATTTACTACAAGTCCAATCAAATAAGGATCTTCAGATTCAATTGCATTTTGATATGCTGCTTCTGCCTCTGCTTTAATATCCTTAAAGCCAGCTTCTGAAAGGGAATAGGTAATGTAGGCATTTGTGATGTCATCATCTGCACCACCAAAAGCATCTAAAGCTCTTGAATTGCGCTTAAATCCACCTTTTCCATCTTTACGTTCCATCAGCCAGTTGGTCGTTCTGGTTAGCATTTGCTCATCAACTAAATTTCCTGTAACGGCTGCCATGTCTTTAAATTCCATCAAGCCATAAGCTGTTAGAGCTTCATGAGCAGGATTTGCGCCAAACCATTCGTAACCTTTGTCTTTCGATTCGAAAGAAATTAGGCGTTTGTAACCTCTTTCTGTCAAATCTTTTGCTTTATCTAAGGCTGTTTGTTGTTCTGTAGTTAGATTTTTTTGAACAGAAAGATAATCCATTACCAAAAGATTTGGATAAGTAGAAGATGAAGTTTGCTCAAAACAACCATACGGCTCTCTCAAAATAGATTCAATTCCTGCCAAAAGATCATCCAAAACAGAAGGAAAAGCTGTAAAAGTTGCTTTACTTGTTCCCATTACAGGACTTGCAATTTCAAACGAATAGGTTTTATCAACACTTTCTCCAGATAAAGCAATGGCAGCAGGAAATCCTTTTGAAAAGACTTCGACTTCTTGCTCAAAACGGTCTTGAACTCCATTTTGTCCGACAAACTGAACAATAAATTTACCTTTCCCAGCTTCGTTTTCAATCAAGAAATCCATATTGACAATCTTTGTTTCATTGGGTTGTAAAGTGATTCTACTTTTCCAAGCACTTTCTTTTACAGGAATCCAAGAAGAAGGATAATCTGCCAAAACGCTACCACTCAATTCTTTTTCAGTATTGTTTTGTAACATTAAAGGAATAGAAATTTTATCTCCCATTGACATAAATAAAGGCAATTTTGTATCTAAACTAAAAGGTAATTGTGTATAAAAAACACTTTCAGTTCTTCCAATTCCTCCGTCTGTTGCAATTCCTTCACAGATAGCACGGAAAGCCGTAATTTCATCAGAAGCATAAAATTCTACTTGTGATTTTCCTTTTGCATCAACTTTTATATTTCCACTCCAAAAAATGGTGCTTCTAAAATCAGTTCTTGATTTAGATTTAGTTTCGCCTTCTTTCTCATTATTTTTGGTGGAATAATCTACTTTAGGAAAAACTCTAGCACGATGATAAGTTATGACTGGAAGGTTTGGTTTTTCTTCTTTTGCAATTTTTTTATTCATTTTACCAAAATCCTCTCGTCTTCTGTCCATTATGATGACTTCATTTAATTCCTCTTCTACCTCTGCTACTTCCTCTTTATCAGCTATTTCCACAACAGGAGCATTATCAAGAATTGCAATTTCGTCTTCTAAAATATCTCCTTTCATTTCATTTTTTGGCATTTCTGCCATTACAACTCCATCATCGAATTCTACATCTTTTTCTCCACCACCTGCACGCATTTCTTGCATTGCCATCATAGGCATATTTACCCCTAGAGCTTGTCTACGAGTCCTCATTTTTTTTGCATCAAATAATTGAATTGAGTAGGTTTGAGAATATGCTGGAACATATTGAGTCTGAGATATGGTTTTAGAGCTATTAGATACCTTTAAAGTAATTGGTTCATAGAGTTTATAATTCTTGAATTCAAAATAGCCTTTTTTGTCTGTTTTGGTAGAAATGGTTGTACCTTCTATTTCTACTTTTATGTCTTGAACAAATTTTCCACTATCATTTTTTACATATCCTGCAATAATACTTTTTTCTGCATTGTATTTCAAAGTGATAGACGATTTTTGAATCTGTTCCCAAGTAAATTTTCTCCAACCGTGAGTAAGCATCAATAAATCTCTAGCTTGTGCAGCTTTCTCTTCCTCCTTATCAAAGTAAAAACGAGGTTCTTTGACTTCTCCTTTCAAATCAGCTTCTAATAAAAGATGTGAAAGAATATGACTAGATTTGTCATCAGCGAAAGAAAGCAATTTATCATCGACAACAGAAAGGGAAATATTTGCTGGCATCGGAATTCCTCTGTGGTCTGTAACTTTAATATCTAAGGTAACTTTTTCACGAGGTTGGTAATTATCTTTGTCTGATTTTACTTCAATATTAAGCTGTTTTTCTGTATTCAAGAAAACCAAACGCTCTGCTCGTTCTATTTTTTTAGAATCAAAAAGTGTAAAATTAGCTACACCAATAGGCATTTCATCTGTCGGAATGTTGATAGTATTCTCTCCTTTTTTGACAGAAACTTTCTTTGAAAAAATAATCTCTCCACGCAGTGTTCCAACTAAAAATACTTCTTCCATTACAGGAGAGTAGATAGAAAACTTCAAATTTGAAGTATCATACGTCTTTTCTTTATCAGATTTCGAAATAGGAAAGTTTAATTTTAATCCATACCCGATTTCTACTGTTTCGGGTAATTTGTAACTCGTTTCTACTCCTTTTGGACTTGTAATTTGGGCTGTGTAAACTTCTCCTTTTTTAGCTTCAAGCTCAAAATTTCCCATTCCTTTATGAAATGATGAAAAATTACCCACTTCTTTTCCTTTAGAATCTATAATAATTCCTTGAACATCAGCAGGTTTTCCAAATTCGTCTTTACACCAAAAAGCTATATTTGAAGAAGTGTTTGCCAAAATATCTCCTCCTTCTGGAAAAAATTGCAAATCAAAAACGGTATTTGCTAAAGGAATAGAACGAGAAATAGATTCTGTTTGTCCGTTGTGAGAAAGTAATACATTCAAAAGTCCGTCGGCTGTATCTAGTTTTTTAGGAAGTTCGAAGGAAATAACTGTTTTTCCTGCTGCATCTGTTTTAGCTTTTGATTTTGAAATAACTTGACCTTTCAAACTCACTACAAAATCGACTTCTTTGTCTGCAAGAGCTTCATTTGTCAGGCTTTGCAAATCTAAATTTGCCTCTACTTTGTCGCCAGCACCATAGGCATCTTTTTCAAAATCTAGTTTCATTTTTAAGCGAGGCAAAACTACTTTCTGAACAGTTATTTCCTTTTCAAAAATGAGTGGATTGCCGTTTTGATCTTTTTTATCACTTTCTTCTATTACAAAATTTTCTTGCCATTTTGTGTAGGCTTTTATTTTATATAATCCTCCTGCTGCATCTTCTGTCAGGTCAAATTCGCCTGATGCTGTACCATCTTCCAAAATTAATTGAATCTTTTTTGCTACGTTTCCTTTTGGGTCAATAAATTCGACGTGCAAAATATCGCTCCTTTTTGAAGGTTTTAAAGTTGCTTCGTCTTGGACGTAGGCTTGAAACCAAATTGTTTCTGACGGTTTGTAAAATGGTTTGTCTAAATGTAAATAAACTCTTTCAGAGCTATATTTTTCTTGAAAAGTGTTATTTATTTCTGTTAGTTTTTTGAGCCATTCGTCACCAGTTTTTGAACGAAAACCCCAAAGAGTAACTGCGCCTGCTGTTAGAGCTGCGCCTGCAAGTAAGTGCCACATACGAAAAAATTTGAGTTGCATAATTGATGTACTAATAATAGGTAAATTAGGAAATTTTTATGAATAATTTGTCACTATTGTCTTATTTTATTGATAAGATGCAAAACAAATAGAAATTCCATAATTTTTAGGAAAATAATTTTGACCTTTTTTTTATTGAAAAATTGTAGTAGGAAAAAGAGAGTTATTAACTCTTTTTATTTTTTTATCAAAATTAACCTTTCATTTTATGTTTCGTTCTCCTTTACAACCAATTGGATACCTGTTTTCTCTTCAAAAAATTATTTGTGTGTCTTGCTTTGCTTTTTTATTTAACCTCTTATTTTTATCTACTACATTTGGAAATATTTATACTGTAACAAACCTCAACAATACAGGATCAGGTTCTCTGAGAGGATGTTTAGTGATAGCCAACTTTGTTCAGGGTATAGATACAATAAAGTTTGATGTAGAAGGTACAATTTATCTTCAATCTGAATTACTAATTACAGAAGGTGTTTTTATAGATGGTACTTCTTCCCCAACCTACAATTATGCTTTAACACCTCGTGTAACTCTGAATTGGTATGCAGGGAGTATAATAAAAGCCCAAAATTTATCTAATCTTACTATAAAAGGATTAAAAATAATGAGTAATTATCCCTCCTTTCCTAAAGATGGTATAGAGCTTTACAATTGTAAAGCAGTAGTAATAGAAAAAAATAATATTTCAAATAAAAGAAATGCCATTGTGGGAAATAATATTACTGATATTAAAATTATAAATAATGATTTAAGAAGTTCTGGATTATATTTTAGTAGTGGTTTGTCAGCAGCTATTTATCTTAATAATCTTACAGCTAACAATTTAATAGGAGGAGTGTATATTTCAGGAAATAAATTTGGGTATCTAAATCCAACCAATACTTCTCCAAAAATAGCTCGTTTATTATATTTGGAAAAAGCTAAAAATATTACTATTTCTACTTCAGGAGGAAATATTAATATTACAAACGGAATGAATGTTGAAAATCCTATTTACTTGAAAGACATTGAAAACCTACAAGTTAGTTATCTTAATCTAAGTGCTAATACTGTTCCCTCAACCATTGAAGACTCTCGTTCATGTGGAATAAATATTATAGATAGTAAAAATATTATTTTAAATTATCTAACAATTCGTAACAGAAATAATGGCATCATAGCCCAAAACTGTACAGATATTAGTATTCAATACAATGATTTAAGAGATAGTGGTTTTGATTTAGGAAATCTTGCTATTGATGGAGCTGCAATAAATTTGAATACTATACACAGTAAAAATATCATAGGAGGCTTGTATATTAATGGAAATAGATATGGAAATTATCTTCACGATGTTCAAAATATATTTCGTATCACAAAAGCTAATAACATAAAAATTGATACTAGAAGAAGTTATTATAATAACAATACTAACATTATTATTGATAGAGGTGGTTTGGGAGCTACTAGTCCTTTTATTTTAAGGGAAATCAATAATTTATCTATTAGTAATATAGATGTTACTGCTGATCAGAATAGTATTTTTGAAGGTATTGCTTTTGATATTGCTGATTCTGAAAATATTAGTATTGTAAGGACTAGTGCAAGAAAAAGATTAGCTTCAGTACAAGCTATTAATGTTAGAGATATACAAATCCTAAACAATGATTTTAGAGATGCAGGAGTAGGCTTTTTTATAGGAGGAGCAGCTATTATATTAAAAAATATTAGTTCTAATACTTTGAGAGGTGGTGTTTTTATGAGCGAAAACGATTTTGGAAGTTATCAGCTTTCACCTCCTACAACTATTTTATGGATAAGAAATGCAGAATATATTTCTATATCTAGTCAAAAAGTAGATAATCCTAATATTATTATGAATAATAGTGGATTGGATACAGAACACCCTTTGATGTTTGATAATATAGCCAATCTGTTCATAAAAAAAATAGACTTAAGCACCTCACAAGTGGGTGGAGTAAGTATAAGTATAAACAATTCTCAAAACATAGAAATAAATAAAATAAAAGCTAGAGGTAGAAATATTTCTGTGAATGCTAGTCATATTACTGATATTTCCATTGTATCAAATGATTTTGTAGATAGTGGTTTTATGAGTAATGATAATGGTGTTTTTCCTGCTA
This is a stretch of genomic DNA from Bernardetia sp. MNP-M8. It encodes these proteins:
- a CDS encoding T9SS type A sorting domain-containing protein, which translates into the protein MFRSPLQPIGYLFSLQKIICVSCFAFLFNLLFLSTTFGNIYTVTNLNNTGSGSLRGCLVIANFVQGIDTIKFDVEGTIYLQSELLITEGVFIDGTSSPTYNYALTPRVTLNWYAGSIIKAQNLSNLTIKGLKIMSNYPSFPKDGIELYNCKAVVIEKNNISNKRNAIVGNNITDIKIINNDLRSSGLYFSSGLSAAIYLNNLTANNLIGGVYISGNKFGYLNPTNTSPKIARLLYLEKAKNITISTSGGNINITNGMNVENPIYLKDIENLQVSYLNLSANTVPSTIEDSRSCGINIIDSKNIILNYLTIRNRNNGIIAQNCTDISIQYNDLRDSGFDLGNLAIDGAAINLNTIHSKNIIGGLYINGNRYGNYLHDVQNIFRITKANNIKIDTRRSYYNNNTNIIIDRGGLGATSPFILREINNLSISNIDVTADQNSIFEGIAFDIADSENISIVRTSARKRLASVQAINVRDIQILNNDFRDAGVGFFIGGAAIILKNISSNTLRGGVFMSENDFGSYQLSPPTTILWIRNAEYISISSQKVDNPNIIMNNSGLDTEHPLMFDNIANLFIKKIDLSTSQVGGVSISINNSQNIEINKIKARGRNISVNASHITDISIVSNDFVDSGFMSNDNGVFPAIKLYNVEQKRLDGGLFIADNKFGKNNLNPQRILEITNAEKVIISDPINSSGANVILNESGLNLDYPIGLHSINEFLEVRYLNFFADNHQNSMALQIHKVDKSFLHQMNFINWENAIELKETNNAEVYCNNFMKNNIGVKLINAEAFLKENNFESNNYAIDASQGVAFAEHNYWGASDGSITYGGSGDAFLGNVKETEFLQQPSKCQKGEVKNTPYSTTTQQKNKMAVRSLEKVEIKAFPNPTSSKFTLQIDNMGYQEKVQIRIIDVLGRELHQEEHYNQRNNLSISIDLKKQKTGVYFIEIFTTTKRIIKVVKE